A portion of the Verrucomicrobiia bacterium genome contains these proteins:
- a CDS encoding glycosyltransferase family A protein yields MISIAIPAYNRSHYIRSAIQSCLDQTHPDFEVVLGDSSPHGKIREIAESFRSSRLRYLSYDPSTELTAKLNLLLNEARGEWMLILCDDDLLAPQYLDRMLAGIREFPQATLFRPRYRLIDSEGQELRVDLPCQRYMSPVEFVNKVLMPEKYFFKMNITGILFRREHLLSKGGFPVLPVPWHTDRLTWTMLASQGGCVFDAEPTCSIRLHAGSVTSSFVKHVVNSVDSDLKAKRIFMEIIEELDARYASADEKRLIASARINLVRYMGRHLSRTFDH; encoded by the coding sequence ATGATCAGCATTGCTATTCCGGCTTACAACCGCTCCCACTACATCCGCAGCGCGATCCAATCGTGCCTGGACCAGACGCATCCGGATTTCGAAGTGGTCCTCGGCGATTCCTCGCCCCACGGCAAGATCCGCGAGATCGCGGAATCCTTCCGCTCTTCCCGGCTGCGCTACCTTTCTTATGATCCGTCCACGGAGCTGACCGCGAAATTGAACCTTCTGCTCAACGAGGCGCGCGGCGAGTGGATGCTGATTCTCTGCGACGACGACCTGCTGGCCCCGCAGTACCTGGACCGCATGCTTGCCGGCATCCGGGAATTTCCGCAGGCCACGCTTTTCCGCCCGCGCTACCGCCTGATCGACAGCGAGGGGCAGGAATTGCGCGTGGATCTGCCCTGCCAGCGGTACATGTCGCCCGTGGAATTCGTGAACAAGGTGCTGATGCCGGAAAAATATTTTTTCAAGATGAACATTACGGGGATTCTATTCCGGAGGGAGCATTTGCTGAGCAAGGGAGGATTTCCGGTGCTGCCCGTTCCCTGGCACACGGATCGTCTGACCTGGACGATGCTTGCTTCCCAGGGCGGCTGCGTCTTCGACGCGGAGCCCACTTGCAGCATCCGGCTCCATGCGGGCTCGGTCACTTCGAGTTTCGTCAAGCACGTCGTGAACTCCGTCGACTCGGACCTGAAGGCCAAGCGCATCTTCATGGAAATCATCGAGGAGCTGGATGCAAGGTATGCCTCGGCGGACGAAAAGCGGCTCATCGCGAGCGCCAGGATCAATCTCGTGCGCTACATGGGAAGGCATTTGTCGCGCACGTTCGACCACG